From a region of the Panicum virgatum strain AP13 chromosome 2K, P.virgatum_v5, whole genome shotgun sequence genome:
- the LOC120660751 gene encoding uncharacterized protein LOC120660751 yields the protein MAHKFYTSFKRFFIHLPVFEIHAINLIHWTSFNPNLLLLLPPSLPWAPPPPPESELRPPWRRTCSACSAAARCSARRPPALKKKVLCDHHQLVGASLGCSARSKKTESQQIPADQLLTSTFLYLMGEMVASALAQEGVSRLSSYISTKLDDRASRAHTVARLEMALSRLEFVLEWSRKQPITYVSLIRRWNKFRCAYHEGVYLLNKHKLPALEGHEETGG from the exons ATGGCACATAAATTCTATACATCTTTCAAAAGATTTTTTATCCACCTTCCGGTGTTTGAGATCCATGCAATCAATCTCATCCATTGGACCTCCTTCAATCCTAACCTTCTGCTCCTGCTGCCTCCTTCCCTACCAtgggcgccgcctcctcctcctgaatccgagctccgcccgccatGGCGCCGCACTTGCTCGGcgtgctccgctgccgcccgctGCTCCGCGCGCCGACCGCCGGCTCTGAAGAAGAAG GTGCTGTGTGATCACCATCAGTTGGTGGGTGCTTCGCTGGGGTGCAGTGCACGCAGCAAGAAAACTGAG TCTCAGCAGATACCTGCAGATCAGCTTCTGACCAGTACTTTCCTCTATCTAATGGGGGAAATGGTGGCTTCAGCCCTTGCTCAGGAGGGCGTGAGCAGGCTGTCCTCGTACATCTCAACCAAGCTCGATGATAGGGCATCCAGAGCACACACCGTCGCAAGGCTCGAGATGGCACTCTCTCGCTTGGAGTTTGTCCTTGAATGGTCCAGGAAGCAGCCAATCACATACGTCTCGCTGATCCGTCGCTGGAACAAGTTCAGGTGCGCCTACCATGAGGGAGTATATCTACTCAACAAGCACAAGCTGCCGGCGCTCGAAGGCCATGAAGAAACTGGTGGGTAA
- the LOC120659439 gene encoding uncharacterized protein LOC120659439, protein VSWRRALADPTFPARYRAFHRTPPVLGAFWGDAVFVPTASFRPPAADHSGCNVLDCRHGRVLLENLGSGGLSVWDPITGDLRRLPDVPGIFSLVCNGAVLCAAGAGSRCDRLACHGGAFLVALVGTGIQGKVHACLYSSETGAWSALTSAPIDYIYLPPDYAYSTTSCITVDNVPAALLGNELYFIGDFGNEILRCDLVGENLAVVDPPDVETCYDGGVVMPEENGRLGFAFVKANSLHLWLMETGPEPDGYGRWEKRRVIDLETLFPILNLSPYLSGFVDAINCIVVTPGDALYTIELKTLLTRKVCKTEKPYSYCWLYTSFYIPACASGILAAPVANGG, encoded by the exons GTCTCCTggcgccgcgccctcgccgacCCCACCTTCCCTGCCCGCTACCGCGCGTTCCACCGGACGCCTCCCGTGCTCGGCGCCTTCTGGGGGGACGCGGTCTTCGTCCCCACCGCGTCgttccgcccgcccgccgccgaccacAGCGGCTGCAACGTGCTCGACTGCCGCCACGGCCGCGTGCTCCTCGAGAACCTCGGCTCCGGGGGCCTCTCCGTCTGGGACCCTATCACCGGCGACCTGCGCCGCCTCCCGGATGTGCCCGGCATCTTCTCGCTCGTCTGCAATGGCGCGGTGCTCtgcgccgcgggcgcgggctcCCGCTGCGACCGCCTCGCCTGCCACGGGGGTGCCTTCCTCGTGGCCTTAGTGGGCACCGGCATCCAAGGGAAAGTGCACGCCTGCCTCTACTCGTCGGAGACCGGTGCGTGGAGCGCACTGACCTCCGCCCCGATCGATTACATCTACCTCCCGCCGGATTACGCTTACTCCACCACCTCCTGCATCACCGTCGACAATGTGCCCGCCGCGCTGTTGGGGAACGAACTCTACTTCATTGGTGACTTCGGCAATGAGATCCTGCGGTGCGACCTGGTCGGGGAAAACCTCGCCGTGGTCGACCCGCCGGACGTGGAGACTTGCTACGACGGCGGCGTCGTCATGCCGGAGGAGAACGGCAGGCTGGGATTTGCCTTCGTGAAGGCCAACAGCCTCCATCTGTGGTTGATGGAGACGGGCCCTGAACCTGATGGATACGGCCGATGGGAAAAGCGCAGGGTCATCGATCTGGAGACGCTGTTCCCAATTCTCAACCTCTCACCGTATTTGAGTGGCTTTGTGGATGCAATCAACTGCATTGTTGTGACACCAGGTGATGCTCTTTACACCATTGAGCTCAAGACATTACTGACAAGGAAGGTGTGCAAGACGGAGAAACCCTACTCTTATTGCTGGCTGTACACTAGTTTCTACATTCCAG catgtgctAGTGGAATACTTGCAGCACCTGTGGCCAATGGAGGCTGA
- the LOC120659449 gene encoding uncharacterized protein LOC120659449: protein MMCGPASILLGQADLMVALARSSDPPVTTQTLADHDHAMAAPPPPPELNDDVIPEILLRLPPDEPASLFRPSLACKPWRRVLSDPAFLRRYRSFHRAPPLLGFFDGNKSPDFCPVAAASPFSMPAFDCILQYVLDCRHGRVLFQLTEDLLVWDPITGRREDVPEQELDILLENAVVLCAAAGCDHRDCHGGPFLVVGVGLATDDDDDMHDSSVQASVYSSQVGAWQPSVYLQLEVDFDAQYPWDRLILRSSGAVVGDEVYFLLSPDAGNKILKYNLGRHCLSTIDLPANVDCWGVALMPAGDGLLGLASSTWDSSLYLWSRLKMLNAEGVAGWVQLRVIEMRAVLPVTITDCKVRVIGYAEGVNVVFVGTCVGTFTINLESGLARKVSPTVYGPVLPFMSFYTPDYACRKLPLPVETN from the exons ATGATGTGTGGGCCCGCCTCAATTTTGCTGGGCCAGGCCGATCTAATGGTGGCTCTCGCTCGCTCCTCGGATCCCCCCGTCACCACCCAAACCCTCGCCGACCACGACCAcgccatggcggcgccgccgccgcctccggaaCTGAACGACGACGTCATCCCGGagatcctcctccgcctcccgccgGACGAGCCGGCGAGCCTCTTCCGCCCGTCCCTCGCCTGCAAGCCGTGGCGCCGCGTCCTCTCCGACCCCGCCTTCCTCCGCCGCTACCGCAGCTTCCACCGGGCCCCTCCGCTGCTCGGCTTCTTCGACGGCAACAAGTCCCCCGACTTCTGCCCCGTCGCAGCGGCCTCCCCCTTCTCAATGCCGGCGTTCGACTGCATCCTTCAGTACGTCCTCGACTGCCGCCACGGGCGCGTCCTCTTCCAGCTCACCGAAGACCTCCTTGTCTGGGATCCAATCACCGGTAGGCGGGAGGACGTGCCAGAGCAAGAGCTCGACATATTGTTGGAGAACGCCGTGGTACTCTGCGCCGCTGCAGGCTGCGACCACCGCGACTGCCACGGCGGTCCCTTCCTTGTGGTCGGTGTGGGTTTGGCcaccgatgatgatgatgatatgcACGACAGTAGTGTGCAAGCGAGTGTGTACTCGTCGCAGGTCGGTGCATGGCAGCCATCGGTTTATCTTCAGTTAGAGGTCGATTTCGATGCCCAGTATCCCTGGGATCGTCTCATCCTGCGCAGTAGTGGTGCCGTCGTCGGAGATGAAGTTTACTTCCTACTTTCACCGGATGCTGGCAATAAAATCCTCAAGTATAACTTGGGCAGGCATTGCCTGTCTACGATTGACCTGCCTGCAAACGTCGACTGCTGGGGCGTTGCCCTCATGCCAGCCGGCGATGGTCTGCTTGGGCTCGCCAGCAGCACTTGGGATTCCAGCCTTTACCTGTGGTCGAGGTTGAAGATGCTGAATGCAGAGGGAGTTGCAGGATGggtacagctcagggtgatCGAGATGCGGGCGGTGTTGCCCGTTACCATCACTGATTGCAAGGTGAGGGTTATTGGTTATGCGGAGGGTGTCAACGTCGTCTTCGTGGGCACATGTGTTGGCACCTTCACTATCAATCTCGAGTCAGGGTTGGCGAGGAAGGTGAGCCCAACAGTCTACGGTCCCGTCCTACCCTTCATGAGCTTCTACACTCCAG ATTATGCTTGTAGAAAATTGCCACTCCCAGTGGAGACAAACTAA